The genomic DNA ATATTCCCATAAAGGTTAAACGATTACTCATTTACGTAAAAATATTTTTTTGAATTTTCTAATTTGTAACCACTTACAATTATTATAATAAAAGGCACTATAATTGCTGTCAACTTTATTTTTTATATTTTCTGTCTTTTTGAGATGAAAAGTTTTACAAAATACTTTAAACAAGCCATAAAATCATATAAAAAAATTTTTTCCCACTGTTAAATCTTTAACCATCCGTGCAAAAGACTCTTGCATCCTTTACAACATTTTGTTGGAGAATGATCATCTAAATCATTACTTTTCTCTACCTGCATAGGATTTACAACTACAAACTAAATAATTTATTCGTTAAGGAAGTGAGCTAAATAATGCCAATAATGACCTGTTGACACCAATCCTACGATTATTTTTTCCATTTTATTTCAATCCATCAATAAGTGAATGCCCCTGTTGTTCAAAGGGAATGCCTACCAAAGATGATTAGTGTTAATATAAATTTTGCGTAGCATTTAAACAAAATAAAAAACGTATCAACCCAGTGATACCAACGGGTTAATACGTTTTTTAACAGGTTACCCGACAACTAAACAGTTCACCCCCTACTTATAGCTAATATCCTCTTTTTCGCATACCTCGGTTATGGAGGTAATAATTTCATCGCCATCATCAAGGCAAATCACCATTTTTGAACCAAATCTTTTGTATTCCACGATTCTCTCTCCTCACTTAAATAAGTTAATCCTGAAGAAGTAATTACTTTTCCTCTTTTTGCATTTGTTTAACCTATTCTTCACTTGTAAAGATTTAATTACAATAGATGCTATATATTATGTCAAAAAATATTAAATATCTTTTTAGGATTTTTCCTAATCACATGTTCCAACTGTTCTTTCTCATTGGTCGATAAACCACCATAAATGGTAGTGTTTAGTTTTACTCAATTAAATCAATGTTCTTAGTCCATTTAGTATTCCTTCTTCTTCGTTAGAAGACGTAACAAAATCACTAATTTCTTTTAGTTCGGGAATGTCATTTCCCATTCCAATGGCTGTTCCAACCAAAGAGAACATTTCCATATCGTTAATATCATCGCCAAAGGCATACGTATTTTCCTATTTAATTCCTGCTAGTTCAAGAAACTTTGAAATCCCCGTGGCTTTTGACACGCCCTTTGGTAGAACATCCAGCACAAAAGGGTTCCAGCGAACAACTTCTTATCTTCATAACGTTCTTGATATAAAGTTTGATCTGGATCCTGAAAAAACAGTAACAGTTGGTAAATATGATGGGTATGATAATGATTGGGTGGGATCAAAAAACGGATAGGGCATATGATTGGGTTCATAAACATTTTTAATATATGGATGATGATTTTCAATACTAGATTTTACATCTGAACGGCTTACGTACGCCAACGCATGCTTGTTACTTGATGTAAATTGGGTAATATCATGTAAAAATTCACTTTCTAGTTGTTTCTTCAACTAACCTTCCTATTATCTACAGTATGATTTTTCACAGTATTTAACGTATGTAAAGATACCAAAAATGCCAGTTTTCTATCTTTGTAGACGCATTATCAACAGTAAGTATTTATAGTATTAAACGTACACAAAGATAGGACTTTACGTGGAGAGGTGGGTATGATAGGCTTGGATGCCAGATGAAACAACGGCTTCAGCCTTTCATGACCAATCATGCCCACAGAGGCTCCACGTCAAGTCCTTAACCACTTATCTTTGCATACATGTACATAAAGATAAAAGATGCATTCTATCAACCTTTTTTCGTTGATACTGTAGATAACGATTAGTTTGTTCAATAAGGATGTTTACGAAGGCCTATTAGTGTTAATAGAAGTTCTATAAATAAATAGGACTAAAACCCACTCGTGGACCAAATGTGTCACAAAAGTGTGCACAGACTTATTTTATTTAATTGATTTGAATTTATTTTACTCAATTGTTCGATAGTTTTTCCTCTGGCAGCGTAGAGGTCAGGGGTTCGAGCCCCCTATGCTCATACACGAAAACCCTTGCATATTAGCAAGGGTTTCTCCTTTTTATAAATACTCAAAAAAGACTTATTATTTATAGATTCCCTTCTTAAAAACACTGTTCGGTTTACCACAAATACTTATTCTGTTGTCCATAACATCCCTTTGCCTATAGTACCTTCTAAGTCTTCTTTAGCCTGTTCGCATTCCAAAGATTCATTGCAATGTCTTTAATAACTCGGATGAATATGAAATAATAAATCTAGCTTTTTATGAATTGAGGTATCCTTTATGGCAATAGCAAGAAACTATTTTTTAACCGCAGTACTTGGTATTATTGGTGCCAATGTTTTTCAATCGTTACATATCCCTATGCCCTGGCTTCTTGGGCCATTGCTAACTATATTAGTTTTAAAATTAACGACGCAACTTCCTTTAAAATGGAATAAGCACTTTCGAAATTTTGGTCTGGTGATTGCTGGGTATTCCATTGGTCATGCCTTTACTCTTGAAACACTTGCAGATATTAGGCTTTATTTGCCTGTTATGATTTTACTAAATGTACTATATATCATTTTATTTATCTGCATCAGTTGGCTTATAGTGAAACGTGTGAAAGTTGACCAACTTACAGCACTTACTAGCTGTGTGCCTGGTGGTATGACACAAATTGTTGCTTATGCTGAAGAACAAGTTAGTCAAAATATTGCGATGATTACGTTTTATCAGGTGCTCCGTGTAATCTGCATTATCGGCTTTGTCCCACTACTTCTTGTAGGTAGTGGTAGCTCGAGCATATCTATCTCAGACGCACATTACGCGTTTATGTTTTTATTGTTTTTTGTTTTAAGTTACCTTGCTGGCTTTATTGCCATGAAAATAAAAATCCCTACCGGCTATATGCTTGGTCCGGTTTTTTTGTTTATGGGCTTACAACTTGCAAAAATCGATATTCCAGAAATTCCGGTGAGCGCACTTCATGTTGCACAAATTGTGATGGGGATTTACATTGGGCTGCTTTTGAAAAAAGAGGATCTTCACTTATCGAAAAAGCTGATTTTCTATGCTTTCGTTTCGTCGTTTCTATATATCGCAAGTGCGTTCGGCCTCGCTCTAGTAATGATGCAATTTTATCCGGTAGACTTTAAAACAAGCTTTTTAAGTATCGTGCCTGGTGGTCTTGATCAAATGGGGATCATTTCTGCGTCAGTTCATGCTGACAGTACCATTGTTACAGCATTTCAATTATTCCGTGTTCTAATAATCTCTATTGCGATTATTCCATCTATAAAATATTTAACCGGTAAGGTTAGAAGCAATAATGCTTGATTTAATCTGTTCACTTATTGATTGCAATATCGTACAAATTCATTAATAAAATAGCAAAAGTTTTCATGGTTTTTGTTTTACTCTTTACATGACTAAAAGACTTGCAGATGTAACTCCTGCAAGTCTTTTTAAATTATTAATTTTCATCTGCTACTCTATGAAATTTTTCATTTACATTCTCTTGTTACCATAAAGCCAGTGGCTGTTTCACGCTTGGTTTTGGATAGATTGAATCTAATTGCTCCAAATCTTGCTGTGTTAATTGAATCTCGGCTGCTTTCACATTATTTATCACATGAGATGTATTACTAGATTGTGGTATAGCAATGGTTTGACCATTTCGAATACACCATGCTAATAAAATTTGAAAAGTATCTGAACGATGTTTTTCAGCAATGTCCTTTAAAACCTTTTGTTTCGTTAAATTGGTACCCAAGCTATCACCCCGAGCAACTGGGGCATAGGCGATTAGGGGGATTTCAAATTGATTCATCATAGGTACTAAAATCAAATTCAATCCCACGATCTCCCAAATTATAACGCACTTGATTTGATGCACATTTAATTCCATCAGGCAATTTTATTATTTTTTCTAAGTCATCCACATCTAAATTAGAAACACCCCATGACTTAATTTTCCCCTGACTTTTAACTTTCTCCAAGGCTTCAATCGTTTCTTCAATAGGAATATTCCCTTTCCAATGGAGTAAGTAATGATCTAAATAATCTGTATTTAATCTCTTTAAACTTTTATCTAAACTAATCGGTATTTGCTTTTTTGAGGCATTTGAAGGAAGAACTTTTGAAATGAGAAATAATTCTTCACGGCTATAAGGTTTAATAGCATGTGCAACTAATTTCTCTGCATTTCCATCCCCATACATTTCAGCCGTATCAATCACTTGAACACCATGATCAAGACCAACCCTCATGGCATTTACTTCTTGTTCAAATTTATCTGCTTTTTCTCCCATATTCCAAGTACCTAAGCCAATGGGAAAAACTTCCCTTCCAGCAATTTTTACTTTATTCAAATTTCCCCACTCCTCATCTAATAACATTTACTAACCTCTGATACAATGTTTATATCGTATCATTCATGGACTATAGCAGATTTAGAAAGGTGTTTTGTAGGACTAATCATATAGTTTCTTAGTAAAATGGCTACTAAACTTAGAATCAATGATAGGATTCCCACCAATACAACATATTGTGTACCCATTTGTGAAATAAATAACCCGCCTGCAGCTGCACCCACTGTTGTTCCTACGTTGCAAGCTGATATAAATAAACCATTGGCAAAGTCAGGTGCTTCAGGAGCTACAGACGCAATCAAATATTGATTAATATTTGCCATGATTCCTCCAGCCACGATTCCCCAAACGAAAGTGATCATTGCCATAGGTACGGCAAACTGTCCTGTGAAGAATAAAATGATGTAAAGAGCACTCATTATTAAAGGGAAAAATAGGATAGATTTAATGGGACTCTGAGTAAGTAACTTTCCAGAGACAATGTTTCCTATTATGTTCGCTCCACCGAAGCTGAATAAAGTTAAAGTAATGGTATTCGGAGACATTTCAGTGACAGTTTCCAGATACTCAGCAATATAACTATATACCCCGAATACAGAGGCATTTAATAAAACAACAGTCACTATGGACATCCATAATATCGGTTTTTTTAATACGGAAAGTTGTGTACCATACGACAGTCTTTCTTTAACGGGCATAGATGGTACAAAAATCAATGTTGCAATCAACATAAGAGCAGTAACAATCGCAAAGAATGCCATCGCCATTTCATACGAAAAGGTACTATCGATAAAACTTGCGATCGGTATACCTGCTACCATTCCAGCCGATACTCCAATAAACACTTTAGAAACAGCTTTTGGAGCTTCTTCAGGTTTTACTGAGGAAGCAGCTACGGAAAATGCCATAGAACAATAAAGTGGATGAAACAAACCAAGAATGATACGAACAATTAATAGAATCGTAAAATTAGAAATAAATATCGATGCAATGTTTCCTAAAGTGAAAATACCTAATACAAGTAACATGATTTTCTTACGATTGATACCCGAGAACAATAACGGCATCGTCGGTCCAGATATAGCAATCGCAAGAGCAAAACAACTCACTGTTAACCCTGCTGTTGCTATGCTGACATTAAATTGATCAGCAATAGAAGGCATTAACCCAATGACCCCCATTTCAGTATTTAAAATGCCGAAAACTCCTATAGTTAAAATCCATATGAGCAAATTATTTCGTTTAGTCAAAAAATCACAACTCCTATCTTTAATTTTATCGATTAAATAAATTACCCCCAAAGAGTTATGGGGGCGTATAGGAAAAGTTCCCTTAGTTGTGGATGCCTCACCTATTCCACAACTAAGGGACCCGTGATATAACCACTTTATCTTGAATAGTTGACATATTATAACTGCCCCTTTCTTGCTTTTCCAATGAACCTTATTTACCATCCATTTGTTAATTATTCTATCGTATTCCTTTTATATAACAATTACTTATATCTTATATCGTGATATTCCCAATAGGCATATCTAAAACATTGACTGTTGATATGCTAATAGAATGATAGATGGACATAAGAGTTTTGGGTTGTTTTCTAGATGTTGCAAGAGATGGAAATATGACGATTAATGGTATTTTTTAACAATTATGTATTATTCACCTTTCTACCTCAAATGGTGTAGGCATTGCCATTAAAGGGAAATATTAAATTAGGAACCTCTTAATCATTTAACCCAGGACGCACAAAAAAAAGACAAGGAAAGATCCCTGTCTTTTAATCTATTAATGAATAACTCTCATAACTCTACCATTAAACGTAATTGCCCAATATCCACTCGACATATTAGCAATGGCTACACCTGTTGAGCTTTGCGATCCGATAAATTTGCCTCCGCCGATATAAATACCAACATGTCCATCCTGTTTGTATGTATTAAAGAATACCATATCACCAGGACGCATTTCATTTACAGATACAGGTGTACCAGTATTTTTTAAAGTATCCGTGCTAGCACCAACGCGAACCCCAGCCTGTGAAAATGCCCAAGAGACAAATCCAGAACAGTCAAAACGTCCATTCGCGATGTCAGAGGCTGTTCTTCCACCACCAAATACATACACTGAATTTCCTATATATTTATTGCCTGCATTTATTACAGTCGAAATAGAACCAGATGAGACTGCTGTATTTGAAACAGGTATTGAATTAGAGTTGCTAACTGAAGTTCCTTTACTTGTCCCAGTTTGTGAATTCGGTGAGACAGAAACCGCTGTTATCGCAGCCTCCGCAGCTCTTTGTAATTCTGCTTTCTGCTCTTGAAGACTTGAAATTTCTGCTTTACTATCATTTTCTTGGTTTACTAGCTGTGCTCTTAGAGCCTCATTATTTGCCTTTTGCTCAGCAATTTGAGCTTGCATTCCCTCTAGTTCAACCTTCATACTGTTCAGGTCGTTTAGCTTTTGCTCGACTTCCTTGTATTTTTCTTGTACTTCCTTTCTATCCGCTTCATGTGCTTCTATCATATCCCGATCAGCATCTAGTATTGTAGCAACTACTCCAACACGGTCAATAAAATCACCAAAACTTTTTGAACCAAATACTACATCGAAATAACTTAACTGACCACCGCTAGCTTGATACGAAACAGCACGGGCTTTCAATGTTTCATTACGGGCCGTAATTCGTTCTTCAATCTCGGAAATTACTTTGTTTAGTTGGTCAATTTCAGCCTGGTATTCAGCAATTTGAGCATTTGCAGATTCAATTTTAGCGCTGTTGTCAGCAATGGCTTG from Robertmurraya sp. FSL R5-0851 includes the following:
- a CDS encoding AbrB family transcriptional regulator, whose amino-acid sequence is MAIARNYFLTAVLGIIGANVFQSLHIPMPWLLGPLLTILVLKLTTQLPLKWNKHFRNFGLVIAGYSIGHAFTLETLADIRLYLPVMILLNVLYIILFICISWLIVKRVKVDQLTALTSCVPGGMTQIVAYAEEQVSQNIAMITFYQVLRVICIIGFVPLLLVGSGSSSISISDAHYAFMFLLFFVLSYLAGFIAMKIKIPTGYMLGPVFLFMGLQLAKIDIPEIPVSALHVAQIVMGIYIGLLLKKEDLHLSKKLIFYAFVSSFLYIASAFGLALVMMQFYPVDFKTSFLSIVPGGLDQMGIISASVHADSTIVTAFQLFRVLIISIAIIPSIKYLTGKVRSNNA
- a CDS encoding aldo/keto reductase translates to MNLILVPMMNQFEIPLIAYAPVARGDSLGTNLTKQKVLKDIAEKHRSDTFQILLAWCIRNGQTIAIPQSSNTSHVINNVKAAEIQLTQQDLEQLDSIYPKPSVKQPLALW
- a CDS encoding aldo/keto reductase translates to MLLDEEWGNLNKVKIAGREVFPIGLGTWNMGEKADKFEQEVNAMRVGLDHGVQVIDTAEMYGDGNAEKLVAHAIKPYSREELFLISKVLPSNASKKQIPISLDKSLKRLNTDYLDHYLLHWKGNIPIEETIEALEKVKSQGKIKSWGVSNLDVDDLEKIIKLPDGIKCASNQVRYNLGDRGIEFDFSTYDESI
- a CDS encoding MFS transporter; amino-acid sequence: MTKRNNLLIWILTIGVFGILNTEMGVIGLMPSIADQFNVSIATAGLTVSCFALAIAISGPTMPLLFSGINRKKIMLLVLGIFTLGNIASIFISNFTILLIVRIILGLFHPLYCSMAFSVAASSVKPEEAPKAVSKVFIGVSAGMVAGIPIASFIDSTFSYEMAMAFFAIVTALMLIATLIFVPSMPVKERLSYGTQLSVLKKPILWMSIVTVVLLNASVFGVYSYIAEYLETVTEMSPNTITLTLFSFGGANIIGNIVSGKLLTQSPIKSILFFPLIMSALYIILFFTGQFAVPMAMITFVWGIVAGGIMANINQYLIASVAPEAPDFANGLFISACNVGTTVGAAAGGLFISQMGTQYVVLVGILSLILSLVAILLRNYMISPTKHLSKSAIVHE
- a CDS encoding coiled-coil domain-containing protein, whose protein sequence is MKKTSLITIITTFTLGFSSLLTVSSVNAESIQNIQSNIVSAQQQLTSLQAQRSEVEVQIQKNEQAIADNSAKIESANAQIAEYQAEIDQLNKVISEIEERITARNETLKARAVSYQASGGQLSYFDVVFGSKSFGDFIDRVGVVATILDADRDMIEAHEADRKEVQEKYKEVEQKLNDLNSMKVELEGMQAQIAEQKANNEALRAQLVNQENDSKAEISSLQEQKAELQRAAEAAITAVSVSPNSQTGTSKGTSVSNSNSIPVSNTAVSSGSISTVINAGNKYIGNSVYVFGGGRTASDIANGRFDCSGFVSWAFSQAGVRVGASTDTLKNTGTPVSVNEMRPGDMVFFNTYKQDGHVGIYIGGGKFIGSQSSTGVAIANMSSGYWAITFNGRVMRVIH